Genomic segment of Cronobacter dublinensis subsp. dublinensis LMG 23823:
TCGTCGGATTCTCCGCGTTAGCCCAGGCCCGGACAGGCGGAACCATTGCCTTTCATGGCGCTATTGTTGAAGAGGTCTGTTCGGTGGCGCATAACGCCGCGCGCATTGAGCTCTCCTGCCCACGCGGCCATCAGGTGCATCGCCAGACGCTCTCATTGCTCTCCTCTGGCGTGCGCGAGCTCCACTCGCCGTGGGTGC
This window contains:
- a CDS encoding type 1 fimbrial protein; translation: MHKSLSLTLIATALVGFSALAQARTGGTIAFHGAIVEEVCSVAHNAARIELSCPRGHQVHRQTLSLLSSGVRELHSPWVHSRLDYLNPEHTLGILTLTYR